The genome window CTCCCGTTGAAACACTTGCGAATTCAGATCCTGATGGGGCTGGGGCTGATTGTCCTGTCCGCATCGCTCTATGTCATCCAGATCCGGCTCTTTCATTCCGCGCGGGACACTTTTTTTTACCTGTTCCAGGACCTTGCCTTCGTGCCGATCCAGGTTCTGCTCGTGACGGTCATTGTGGACCAGGTCCTGCGGATCAGGGAAAAGACGGCCATGCTGAACAAGCTTAACATGGTGATCGGGACGTTCTTCAGCGAGGTCGGGAACCGGCTGTTGAGATCGCTCGCCGGGTTCGATCACCAGGATGAGCAGGTGAGGCAGAACATGATCGTGACCAGGGACTGGACGGACCAGCGGTTTTCCCAGGCGGCACAGGAAGCCTCCCGGCTGGATATCCGGCTGGACCACGCACGGAGCGATCTGAATGAACTCAAGGCATTCTTGGCCTCAAAACGGGATTTCATGCTGCGCCTGCTGGAGAACCAGAACCTGCTGGAGCATGAAACTTTTACGGACCTGCTCTGGGCTGTCTTTCACCTGACCGAGGAATTGGAAGCCCGGAAAGACCTCTCGCACCTGTTCCGGGCCGACGGCGAACATCTCGCCGGAGACATGACGAGGGCTTACGCGATACTGATCGTCGAATGGCTTGCCTACCTGAAACATCTCAAGAACGAGTACCCTTACCTGTTCTCGCTGGCCCTGCGCACGAACCCCTTTGACCCGTCGGCATCGCCGGCCGTGAAGTAGATAAGAAGTTTTTTAAGGATGGGTGTACGGGAAGAATCGGGGAAGACCGTCAGAACATGAGGCTCGGGCATGCTCCGCCAGGCCCGCAGGCCATGCCCGGCGAAGAGGCGGCGACGTTTACTTCTTGAACTCCACCGGATCGCCCTTGACCATGACGTCGGTGCTCTTCCGGACCACGGCCGTCGCTGTATGTTCCTTGACGAGGAAGACCAGCGCTTCCCCGATCACGCTCCGGGGAAAGTTTTTCTGGAGGGGCCGCGAATAGACGAGGAACCGGTCTCCCGGCTCAACACCGTCTGCGCTTCCCTTGTCGAGGTATACGATATCGGTCTCCGCGCTGATGGTGCGGCCGTCCACGACTTCAAGAATGTACCCCGACAGGTCCTTCGTTTTTGCCGGTGCCGTTCTCTCATAGAGCAGCACCGGTTCTTGATAGGGGGTCAGCCTGCTGCCCTTATCCGCGTAATCAAAGGAAAGGGTGATCCGGCCCGTATAGAACTCTCCCTTTTCCTTTGACACTACCTGGAGTATGCCGAGGACCTTGATCAGCCGGCCGAATTTCCTGCCCGTGACCGGGTGTTTCACCTGCTCGAGTGGCCTGAAGATCAGGAACCTGTCGCCCACCGCGGCAGGCTCTTTCGATGCGATGCTGATCAACACGAGATCGTCATAGCCATAAATGGTCTTTCCCTCTTCTGATCCGACGATCCTCCCCCGGTCTTCCTCCTGGTTCACGAAACCCGCGTTCAGCATCGAATACTTGTCGACGAGGGGCAACTGCTCTTCCTCGGGAAGGACCAGGCGGGACATCTGCGCTTCCTCCGCGGGTGCTTGCTCTGCGGCTTTGGCCTGGCTTGGTTTCACGACGGCTGGCGTTTCCGCAGGGGAGGGCGCGGCCGGTGCGGGCTGTTCCCCGAGCTGCTCCTGGACGGCAGCAGACGGTGACTGCATCGCCCGCTCGATGGGGGCGATGCCCGGTATCGTCAGCGTGTTCCCGGGATAGATCAGATCGGCGTTCTGGATGGACGGGTTGGCCTTCCAGAGGAAGGGCCACAGGTAGGGGTCTTTCAAGAAGGTGTTCGAGATGTCCCACAGCGTGTCCCCCCGCTTTATCGTGTAAGCCTTCTCCCCCGCGCCAGGTGTCGTCGTTGTTTCCTGCGGCGCCTCCGTCTTTCCCGCCTGCGCCGGAATCACAACGGCTCCAGCTTCCTGCTTCGGCGCGGCCGTATCAGAGGGCTTTGAGGTTAGCTCTTCGCCCGCCGCAGGTCTCTCAACTCCTATCTGCTTCTGTTCCGGAGAGGGTGCTGAACCCGGCTGGGCCTGATCCTGCGAGAACGCCAGGGCGGGCATGAGTGCGACGATAAGCACTATGAGGGCCCGGCGGATGAGGGCGAAGGGACTGCTGGTCATTCCTGCCTCCTTGGTTTCTGTTTGGTTTTCTTCGGGGTCTTTTTCTTAGCCGCGGGAGCCTTTTTCCCGGGAGACGTGGTGGTGGGTTTGGAATCGACGGCGGGCTGGAGCGCATTCTTTGCCGCCTGGCGTTCTTCCATGGCCTGCAGCCTTGCGGCCAGGGAGCTGACCGCCGCATTCGATTCTTCGAGCCTGGCCCGGGTCTCGTTTTGGAGGCTCTGAAGTTCGAGGAGCTGTTTCTGGAGGATGGCGACTTCTTCGGTGAGCGGGTCTGGTTTCGGCGGCTGCTTGGGCGCACAAGCCATGATGAGGAGCAGCGAGAGTACGGCCAGGATGCCGGCGCAGTATTTCATCGAAGACGGGCCCCCCTTATGAATGGTGCGGTTCGTTCCCTTCCGCGTCCTGCCGCCACACCTGCCCGCGGGAGGTGATGCCTGGCTCGCATGGCTGCTTTAAGATAGCCGAGATGCGTCTTGGTTGTCAAGAGAATTCCGAGAGAAACCTTGCTTTTAAAGGGTCTTTTTGGTATTCTGCCGATGCCATGATGACCGAGCAAAAAGAGGGGCCGTCGGGGATCAGGAGCCTGCTGTATCTTCTTGGCTTTGTGATCCTGACGGCGCTCGCCATCGTCCTGCAGATCAAGTACCGCGGGTTCGAAGGGCCGCTGTCCGACAACATCCTGATCATCATCCTGATCAACGCCAATTTTCTGCTTCTCGTAACCGTTATCTTCATGACCGCCCGGAGCCTGTGGAAGCTCTCGATCGAACGCCGGCGCGGGGTGCTCGGCGCCCGGTTCAGGACGAAGCTGGTTGCGGCCTTCGTGAGCCTGTCATTCATTCCGCCGGTGCTGCTCTTTATCATCGGGAGCGGGATGTTCACGAAGAGCATCGAGCGGCTCTTCAGCCTCAAGATCGAGAATTCGCTCCAGGACTCGGTTTCCGTGGCGCAGTCGTATTACGACCGGCTGCGGTCCGAGGCGAACCAGTTTGCTTCGCAGATCAGCGTGCAGATGACCGAGGAGCGAATCCTGGCCCGGTTCGATACGCCGGTCCTCAAGGACTACCTGCAGCGGAAGGCGGACGAGTACGGCCTGGGGTCGGTCGAGCTCTTCCTTGCGCCGAAGGAGCGCTCCGTTTCCGTCGTGACCGGGAAGTTTCCCTCTCGCGCCTTTGCCGCCACATCTTTCGACCTGGCTGCACGCGCCTTCGCCTCCGAGAAAGCGTCCGTCGTCGTGGACCTCGGCAAGAAAGGGGAGATCGTCCGTGCCGTCGTGCCTGTGTTCGCGACTCCCGACGACCGTCAGGTCGTGGCTGCGGTCGCCGTCAGTATCTACGTTCCCGAGAGTCTTGCGTCAAAGGCCGAAGGCATCCGGGCCGGGTACGAGCAGTACCGCTCCTCGTTCAAAGGCAAAGAGCCGCTCAAGCTGTCCTACCGGCTTGGCTTTCTGACGGTGACCCTGGCGCTGCTGCTGGCTGCCATCTGGGTTGCCCTGCGCGTCGCCGCCGGCATCACCGTCCCGATCCGGAAGCTGGCCGAGGGGACCGCCGCCGTCGCCGCAGGCCGCTTCGACTACCGCATCGATGAAACCACGGGCGACGAGGTTGGCATGCTCATCGATTCTTTCAACAAGATGACGCACGACCTCAAACAGTCTCGAGAGCAGCTCGAGCACGAGGTATCCTATAAGGAAACGATCCTCTCGAACGTCGAGACGGGCGTGGTGTCCATGGACAGGACGGGCAGGA of Nitrospirota bacterium contains these proteins:
- a CDS encoding LysM peptidoglycan-binding domain-containing protein; protein product: MTSSPFALIRRALIVLIVALMPALAFSQDQAQPGSAPSPEQKQIGVERPAAGEELTSKPSDTAAPKQEAGAVVIPAQAGKTEAPQETTTTPGAGEKAYTIKRGDTLWDISNTFLKDPYLWPFLWKANPSIQNADLIYPGNTLTIPGIAPIERAMQSPSAAVQEQLGEQPAPAAPSPAETPAVVKPSQAKAAEQAPAEEAQMSRLVLPEEEQLPLVDKYSMLNAGFVNQEEDRGRIVGSEEGKTIYGYDDLVLISIASKEPAAVGDRFLIFRPLEQVKHPVTGRKFGRLIKVLGILQVVSKEKGEFYTGRITLSFDYADKGSRLTPYQEPVLLYERTAPAKTKDLSGYILEVVDGRTISAETDIVYLDKGSADGVEPGDRFLVYSRPLQKNFPRSVIGEALVFLVKEHTATAVVRKSTDVMVKGDPVEFKK
- a CDS encoding ATP-binding protein → MMTEQKEGPSGIRSLLYLLGFVILTALAIVLQIKYRGFEGPLSDNILIIILINANFLLLVTVIFMTARSLWKLSIERRRGVLGARFRTKLVAAFVSLSFIPPVLLFIIGSGMFTKSIERLFSLKIENSLQDSVSVAQSYYDRLRSEANQFASQISVQMTEERILARFDTPVLKDYLQRKADEYGLGSVELFLAPKERSVSVVTGKFPSRAFAATSFDLAARAFASEKASVVVDLGKKGEIVRAVVPVFATPDDRQVVAAVAVSIYVPESLASKAEGIRAGYEQYRSSFKGKEPLKLSYRLGFLTVTLALLLAAIWVALRVAAGITVPIRKLAEGTAAVAAGRFDYRIDETTGDEVGMLIDSFNKMTHDLKQSREQLEHEVSYKETILSNVETGVVSMDRTGRITTINRAASEILAANEADVLNKRYDDAFAFIQLDPIRALFRKLEEGRGRAESEIELTVRGRVLTLRTRVSTLRDGAGTPVGSVITFDDLTELIRAKKAETWQDVARRIAHEFKNPLTPIKLSAERLRKKHAEGAADFDAVFDECSRTIVQEADGLRKLVDEFADFARMPGSNPVPQPLVPVVESAAQLYASAHRDITVIRDLAPGMPEVILDAEQIKRVFINLLENAVEAMGGRGRIWITSRMTEGAMAQIEVADEGPGIAPEDLPRLFQPDFSRKKKKSGLGLAIVLRIIKDHGGSIRVEQNAPRGARFVIELPVSVKAEEVPSA